In Cryptomeria japonica chromosome 10, Sugi_1.0, whole genome shotgun sequence, a genomic segment contains:
- the LOC131859357 gene encoding uncharacterized protein LOC131859357, whose amino-acid sequence MAKQNVAELFGLFGKKEEEKTHQQHGIIVDPHVAVVSTHEQGHVGVGEVHPTPVSHDHIGEPYPVPVSHEVHPALMSHEGEGEKKTHKGGNTVKQGLVGEVRPASLYEDKFHGENEKKTHEELHHTNTFPSDEEEDEKGEKKKNKSKLHGRLDKEEEEHGHGKAEEEAEKIEEKVPGHHKEEEKGH is encoded by the exons ATGGCGAAGCAAAATGTAGCAGAGTTGTTCGGCTTGTttgggaagaaggaagaagagaagacacATCAGCAGCATGGAATTATTGTGGATCCACACGTAGCGGTTGTATCTACGCATGAGCAGGGACACGTAGGTGTAGGTGAGGTTCATCCCACGCCTGTCTCTCATGATCACATAGGAGAGCCTTACCCTGTTCCTGTGTCTCATGAGGTTCACCCTGCTCTTATGTCTCATGAGGgcgaaggtgagaagaagacacaCAAAGGGGGGAACACGGTTAAGCAGGGACTCGTAGGCGAGGTTCGCCCAGCTTCTCTGTACGAGGACAAGTTCCATGGCGAAAATGAGAAGAAGACACACGAAGAGCTGCATCACACCAACACCTTT CCTagcgatgaagaagaagatgaaaagggagagaagaagaaaaacaagtcAAAGCTTCACGGACGACTtgacaaggaagaagaagaacacgGTCATGGCAAGGCTGAAGAAGAGGCCGAAAAGATCGAAGAGAAGGTTCCTGGACACCACAAAGAGGAAGAAAAAGGGCATTGA